In Acidiphilium acidophilum, one genomic interval encodes:
- a CDS encoding SDR family oxidoreductase has translation MRTAVVTGAGSGVGRAAALALLAEGWFVVLTGRRREALDETIGLSAAVDRALAVTADVADPASVAALFARVSEVCGRLDLLFNNAGNNTPSTNFGDLTFEQWTHVIDVNLNGAFLCANAAYRMMRDQTPQGGRIINNGSISAHTPRPGSAPYTATKHAITGLTKTIALDGRVHNIACGQIDIGNAATPMTRRMTTGVPQADGSIRAEPTMDVEVVGRTIVYMAGLPADANAMFLTVMATSMPYAGRG, from the coding sequence ATGCGGACAGCGGTAGTCACCGGAGCCGGCAGCGGGGTCGGTCGAGCAGCGGCCCTGGCGCTCCTGGCCGAAGGATGGTTCGTGGTGCTGACCGGCCGGCGGCGCGAAGCGCTGGATGAGACGATCGGGTTGTCGGCGGCCGTCGATCGGGCGCTCGCGGTTACCGCCGATGTCGCCGATCCCGCCTCGGTGGCGGCGTTGTTCGCGCGCGTGAGCGAGGTTTGCGGACGCCTCGATCTGCTGTTCAACAACGCCGGGAACAACACCCCGAGCACGAATTTCGGCGACCTCACCTTCGAGCAGTGGACCCATGTGATCGACGTCAATCTGAACGGCGCCTTTCTATGCGCCAATGCCGCCTACCGGATGATGCGCGATCAGACCCCGCAGGGCGGCCGGATCATCAACAACGGGTCGATCTCGGCTCACACACCGCGACCCGGTTCGGCGCCCTATACCGCAACCAAGCACGCGATAACCGGCCTGACCAAGACCATCGCGTTGGATGGGCGGGTTCATAATATCGCGTGCGGGCAGATCGACATCGGCAACGCCGCAACCCCGATGACCCGGCGGATGACCACCGGCGTCCCGCAGGCCGATGGCAGCATCCGCGCCGAACCGACCATGGATGTCGAGGTCGTCGGGCGGACCATCGTGTACATGGCCGGCCTGCCTGCGGATGCGAACGCAATGTTCCTCACCGTGATGGCGACGTCCATGCCTTATGCGGGCCGGGGTTAG
- a CDS encoding GreA/GreB family elongation factor — protein sequence MTPEGFRRIEAEYATLRADRHGVVAIVSWAASNGDRSENADYKEGKRRLREIDRRLGFLAARIANAEIVDPAMQTQRDRVFFGARVTYATEDDREFTIRIVGVDEANLSEGTVSIAAPIARALLRARVGDEVTVAAPGGPERIEILAISYPDPTASRCR from the coding sequence ATGACGCCGGAGGGCTTTCGCCGCATCGAAGCTGAATACGCAACCTTGCGAGCGGATCGCCATGGTGTCGTGGCTATCGTCTCCTGGGCCGCCAGCAATGGCGACCGCAGCGAAAATGCCGATTACAAGGAAGGCAAGCGCCGTCTTCGCGAGATCGACCGCCGGCTCGGGTTCCTTGCCGCGCGGATTGCGAATGCTGAAATCGTCGATCCTGCCATGCAGACACAGCGAGACCGTGTCTTTTTTGGTGCCCGTGTCACCTATGCGACGGAGGATGACCGCGAATTCACCATCCGGATCGTCGGCGTTGACGAAGCCAACCTCAGCGAAGGAACGGTCAGTATTGCCGCGCCGATTGCCCGCGCGCTGCTGCGCGCCCGCGTGGGCGATGAAGTTACCGTGGCGGCTCCGGGCGGCCCCGAACGTATCGAAATCCTGGCCATCAGCTATCCCGACCCGACAGCATCGCGCTGTCGCTAG
- a CDS encoding thioesterase domain-containing protein has translation MRLEPDMAAALLAKTAPPWTTADLVPVLTPIWRRAFGPKGHAPDAHVMRMSVGIGRVTRFLDGVQDAIGVRVPATALMRLGTIERLAVAIARNDWPPPSAPILLRDGVGSEALYVIAAGTGLVLELCDLAQAIPFPGPIWALQLPGLDGETTPLADIGAMAAHHIAAIRDQHSSALPAGPVHLIGYSFGGLVCVEMARLLGDRIGLLGLIDTTCYETYWPRTEWLRVAGLRTLRRMGELRGMRPRPALRHLAGRGRAMAQHIGRRFKAKAGDADFTRSVYYVDGLDPRLQAVRNASIIAFERHDPAPIDAPVTLFKSRLGDRHGCDPARLWRRLAGRLDVVMVEGTHITMLRKPHVEGLAAAIGARLDNQIRCQIR, from the coding sequence ATGCGATTGGAACCGGATATGGCGGCGGCGTTGCTCGCGAAAACCGCACCTCCCTGGACAACGGCTGATCTGGTCCCCGTGCTGACACCGATCTGGCGACGGGCCTTCGGACCCAAAGGGCATGCGCCTGATGCCCATGTGATGCGCATGTCGGTCGGCATCGGTCGCGTAACGCGGTTTCTCGATGGGGTTCAGGACGCCATCGGGGTGCGTGTCCCGGCGACGGCGTTGATGCGGTTGGGAACAATCGAGCGGCTGGCCGTCGCGATCGCGCGAAACGACTGGCCGCCGCCATCCGCGCCGATCCTGCTGCGGGACGGGGTGGGCAGCGAAGCCCTTTATGTCATTGCCGCGGGAACCGGGCTGGTCCTCGAATTATGCGATCTCGCCCAGGCGATCCCTTTTCCCGGCCCGATCTGGGCGCTGCAACTCCCGGGATTGGACGGGGAGACGACCCCGTTGGCGGATATTGGCGCCATGGCGGCGCATCACATCGCGGCTATCCGCGACCAGCACAGCAGCGCACTGCCCGCCGGCCCGGTGCATCTGATCGGGTATTCGTTCGGCGGGCTGGTCTGTGTGGAAATGGCGCGGCTGCTGGGCGACCGGATCGGTCTGCTCGGGCTGATCGACACGACCTGCTACGAAACCTACTGGCCGCGTACCGAGTGGCTGCGCGTGGCAGGACTGCGAACCCTGCGACGCATGGGCGAGCTGCGCGGCATGCGGCCAAGGCCAGCATTGCGACATCTGGCCGGGCGAGGCCGGGCCATGGCCCAGCATATCGGACGGCGGTTCAAAGCCAAAGCCGGGGACGCCGATTTCACCCGCTCGGTCTATTACGTCGATGGGCTCGACCCCCGCCTTCAGGCGGTGCGTAATGCCTCGATCATCGCGTTCGAACGGCACGATCCAGCCCCGATCGATGCGCCGGTAACCCTGTTCAAATCGCGCCTCGGCGACCGCCATGGCTGCGATCCGGCGCGACTCTGGCGGCGATTGGCCGGACGGCTGGATGTCGTCATGGTCGAGGGCACCCACATCACGATGCTGCGCAAGCCCCATGTCGAGGGGCTCGCCGCCGCAATCGGCGCGCGGCTGGACAACCAGATCAGATGCCAGATCAGATGA
- a CDS encoding heavy metal-binding domain-containing protein, whose product MSFKDLIKGVVGAVAAGTTPTDPAEIARQDARSAAWQSALHHNAVPEFVSHRLRQTSVGLLPWVSTASPGDLLTLRTHGIRTLGMVAGNCWYHFGYSWTEGHRDGWRTAIARMQHEAVLMGAHAIVEVRLATRQSTEADDRNSMDYSATGTAIAIAGMAAEQTPMVATVSQIEFARLIEAGILPIGLAVGAHYEWMSDPYGWADARQSYFNQELEVLASFQKRVRRSALDAMRSHARTQHGTGVLGRVQFTEMFREAGDREEPTQYLCRHIAFGTVIQHKKSNRESIRPRAVLMTRKSRTKSLEATETII is encoded by the coding sequence ATGTCGTTCAAGGATCTGATCAAGGGCGTGGTGGGGGCCGTTGCCGCCGGCACCACGCCGACCGACCCCGCCGAAATCGCGCGGCAGGACGCCCGCAGCGCCGCCTGGCAGTCCGCGTTGCACCATAACGCGGTGCCGGAATTCGTCTCCCACCGTCTGCGCCAGACTTCGGTTGGGCTGTTGCCCTGGGTTTCGACCGCCTCGCCCGGCGACCTGCTGACGCTGCGGACCCACGGCATCCGCACGCTCGGCATGGTCGCCGGCAATTGCTGGTATCATTTCGGCTATTCCTGGACCGAGGGCCACCGCGACGGCTGGCGCACCGCGATCGCGCGGATGCAGCACGAGGCGGTGCTGATGGGGGCCCATGCCATCGTGGAGGTTCGCCTCGCCACCCGCCAGTCCACCGAAGCCGATGATCGTAACTCGATGGACTACAGCGCCACCGGCACGGCAATCGCCATTGCCGGCATGGCGGCCGAGCAGACGCCGATGGTCGCCACGGTGTCACAGATCGAATTTGCCCGGTTGATCGAGGCCGGTATCCTGCCGATCGGACTTGCGGTCGGCGCGCATTATGAATGGATGAGCGACCCGTATGGCTGGGCCGATGCGCGGCAGAGCTATTTCAACCAGGAACTCGAAGTTCTCGCCTCATTCCAGAAGCGGGTCAGGCGTTCCGCCCTCGATGCCATGCGCAGCCATGCCCGCACCCAGCACGGCACCGGGGTGCTCGGCCGGGTCCAGTTCACCGAAATGTTCCGCGAGGCGGGCGATCGGGAGGAGCCGACCCAGTATTTGTGCCGCCACATCGCCTTCGGGACCGTGATCCAGCACAAGAAATCGAACCGCGAAAGCATCCGACCGCGCGCCGTGCTGATGACCCGCAAATCAAGGACGAAATCGCTCGAAGCCACGGAGACCATCATCTGA
- a CDS encoding PspA/IM30 family protein, whose amino-acid sequence MSLMARFTTLLSAKANKILDAADDPDADMDLSYQKMMTSLQETKAHLADVIAEQVTLEHQMADHQAAIDRHDSDAHIAMKAGREDLARMALADKEAEIHKLAPIQASCEHVKQQAEKLKQYEHKLEQKIEEFRTEKESLKAEHHAAEAELKVDQQLAGIGKGLGGVEDTIQRARDKTHAMSAKAEAMERMMNDGTIHDPLDHRSQSEHEIEKLHDTSEIDDQLAKLRAEMGQSAPAAAPSAADPAKP is encoded by the coding sequence ATGAGCCTCATGGCCCGTTTCACCACGCTGCTCTCTGCCAAGGCCAACAAGATCCTCGACGCCGCGGATGACCCCGACGCCGATATGGACCTGTCCTATCAGAAAATGATGACCAGCCTGCAGGAGACCAAGGCCCATCTCGCGGATGTCATTGCCGAGCAGGTCACGCTGGAGCATCAGATGGCCGATCATCAGGCGGCGATCGACCGGCATGATTCGGACGCGCATATCGCGATGAAGGCCGGCCGCGAAGACCTCGCCCGGATGGCCCTTGCGGACAAGGAAGCCGAAATCCACAAGCTCGCCCCGATCCAGGCCTCCTGCGAGCACGTGAAGCAACAGGCCGAGAAGCTCAAGCAATACGAGCACAAGCTCGAACAGAAGATCGAGGAGTTCCGCACCGAAAAGGAATCGCTCAAGGCCGAGCATCACGCTGCCGAAGCGGAGCTCAAGGTCGATCAGCAGCTTGCCGGAATCGGCAAGGGGCTCGGTGGTGTCGAGGACACCATCCAGCGCGCCCGCGACAAGACCCACGCGATGTCCGCCAAGGCCGAGGCGATGGAGCGGATGATGAATGACGGCACGATCCATGATCCGCTCGACCATCGCAGCCAGAGCGAACACGAGATCGAAAAACTCCACGATACCTCGGAAATCGACGATCAACTGGCCAAGCTGCGCGCCGAGATGGGCCAGAGCGCGCCAGCCGCCGCGCCTTCTGCCGCCGACCCCGCGAAGCCATGA
- a CDS encoding heavy metal-binding domain-containing protein, with amino-acid sequence MSVTSTVPDAQLSHQALERLRGLRSEGSHEGVFTSDFSVNEFLMVREAGFEPLGLVVGSCIYHVGVQYTSWNRNQEMTVLSQAMYHARELAMARMEQEASALHADGVVGVRLEVKRMEWDQDILEFMAIGTAIAHSAGHPMFKGVAGKPFTSDLSGQDLWLLLQSGYRPLEMVMGSCVYHMAHQGVMKSLGNVGRNAEIEVFTQALYDARELAMERMQREAHEAKAEGVVGVQLHEGSHNWQPHVIEFFAVGTAVTPVEDKSILPEKLIPQIVLPVND; translated from the coding sequence ATGTCGGTCACATCCACGGTCCCTGACGCCCAACTGTCCCATCAGGCGCTCGAACGCCTGCGCGGATTACGCTCCGAAGGCAGTCACGAAGGCGTGTTCACCTCGGATTTCTCGGTCAACGAGTTCCTGATGGTGCGCGAGGCCGGGTTCGAACCGCTCGGCCTCGTCGTTGGTTCGTGCATCTATCATGTCGGGGTTCAGTATACGTCCTGGAACCGCAATCAGGAAATGACCGTGCTTTCGCAGGCGATGTATCATGCCCGGGAACTCGCGATGGCGCGGATGGAGCAGGAGGCCAGCGCGCTGCATGCCGATGGCGTGGTCGGCGTTCGCCTTGAGGTGAAGCGGATGGAGTGGGACCAGGACATTCTGGAGTTCATGGCGATCGGCACCGCCATTGCGCATTCGGCGGGCCATCCGATGTTCAAGGGCGTTGCCGGCAAGCCGTTCACGTCCGATCTGTCCGGCCAGGATCTCTGGCTGCTGCTCCAATCGGGCTACCGGCCGCTCGAAATGGTGATGGGTTCCTGCGTTTATCACATGGCGCATCAGGGTGTGATGAAGTCCCTCGGCAATGTCGGGCGCAATGCGGAAATCGAGGTATTCACCCAGGCGCTCTACGATGCCCGCGAGCTTGCGATGGAGCGGATGCAGCGCGAAGCCCATGAGGCCAAGGCCGAAGGCGTGGTCGGCGTGCAGTTGCACGAGGGCTCGCATAACTGGCAGCCGCACGTCATCGAGTTCTTCGCGGTCGGCACCGCTGTCACCCCGGTCGAGGACAAATCGATCCTGCCGGAAAAACTGATCCCCCAGATCGTCCTTCCCGTGAACGATTGA
- a CDS encoding c-type cytochrome, with product MAKSSRFGMSAWIAAATVGVVAVTVGASAAYGTDAYVPTPGPAPGSYAAMPKPDTTGMNAQQVAQVQRGEYLTTAADCMPCHMAPGAKPFAGGLSFETPFGVLYSPNISSSKSDGIGNWTDKQFWNALHNGIAPGSSLAVFPHYLYPAMPYTSYTKLSKPDVLAIKAYLEAIPAVNTPNVKNDMKFPFNIRAMQLGWRIMFFRAGPLHMKKTWSPAVRNGAYIAEALGHCSECHSPRNLLFAIKSGQTLAGAPILGEPWYAPNISASKQYGVGDWSQSELVSFLHDGGNMQKGSAYGPMKAVVDYSLSQIPKSDVKDLVAYLQTATPPRETPMKKVTVPASELAAGKTLYVQNCAACHQADGKGVADVFPNLAGNQSVWDGPANNTIGIVLGGMIPWHANGPAMPAFGAILDDHQIAQIANYVRTAWGNPGMPDATAAQVYGFRKSAPPHKVAVADGDYLDPSPIASAQARKLECPLRTDPLIDPTAADMKIMQGATAKDLGTRTDKLIAAVKKSNPHLSGAQMKQFLLTTYCPVVATDPSISDKKTALKQFMAQSQVQAMAAPPAKSGG from the coding sequence ATGGCAAAATCGTCACGGTTCGGAATGTCCGCCTGGATCGCCGCCGCAACGGTCGGGGTGGTCGCGGTCACGGTCGGCGCCAGCGCAGCCTATGGAACCGACGCCTATGTGCCGACGCCCGGACCAGCGCCGGGTTCCTATGCCGCGATGCCGAAGCCCGACACCACGGGAATGAACGCCCAGCAGGTCGCGCAGGTGCAACGCGGCGAATACCTCACCACCGCCGCCGATTGCATGCCGTGCCACATGGCACCCGGGGCAAAACCGTTCGCGGGCGGCCTGTCGTTCGAGACCCCGTTCGGCGTGCTCTATTCCCCGAATATCTCCTCCAGCAAGTCCGACGGCATCGGCAACTGGACCGACAAACAGTTCTGGAACGCCCTGCACAACGGTATCGCCCCGGGCTCATCCCTCGCGGTGTTCCCGCATTATCTCTACCCGGCGATGCCCTACACCTCCTACACCAAGCTCTCGAAGCCGGACGTTCTGGCGATCAAGGCCTATCTCGAAGCGATTCCGGCAGTGAACACGCCGAACGTCAAGAATGACATGAAGTTTCCGTTCAACATCCGCGCGATGCAGCTCGGCTGGCGGATCATGTTCTTCCGCGCCGGGCCGTTGCATATGAAGAAAACCTGGAGTCCGGCGGTGCGCAACGGCGCCTATATCGCCGAGGCGCTCGGCCATTGCAGCGAATGTCACTCCCCGCGCAACCTGCTCTTCGCCATCAAGTCGGGCCAGACCCTCGCCGGTGCGCCCATCCTCGGCGAGCCCTGGTACGCGCCGAATATCTCCGCCTCGAAACAATACGGCGTCGGCGACTGGAGCCAGAGCGAACTGGTGTCGTTCCTGCATGACGGCGGCAACATGCAGAAAGGTTCCGCCTACGGGCCGATGAAGGCGGTGGTCGATTACAGCCTCAGCCAGATCCCGAAATCGGACGTCAAGGATCTCGTCGCCTATCTGCAGACCGCGACGCCGCCACGCGAAACCCCGATGAAAAAAGTCACCGTGCCGGCAAGCGAGCTGGCAGCGGGCAAGACACTCTATGTCCAGAATTGCGCCGCCTGCCATCAGGCGGACGGAAAGGGCGTGGCCGACGTGTTCCCGAATCTGGCCGGCAACCAGTCAGTGTGGGACGGCCCGGCCAACAATACCATCGGCATCGTTCTCGGCGGCATGATCCCCTGGCACGCAAACGGCCCCGCAATGCCGGCATTCGGCGCGATCCTCGACGATCACCAGATCGCGCAGATCGCCAACTATGTCCGCACCGCCTGGGGCAATCCGGGTATGCCGGATGCCACCGCCGCCCAGGTCTACGGGTTCCGCAAATCCGCGCCGCCGCACAAGGTCGCCGTGGCCGATGGCGATTACCTCGATCCCTCGCCGATCGCCTCGGCGCAGGCGCGCAAGCTCGAATGTCCGTTGCGGACCGATCCGCTGATCGACCCGACCGCAGCCGACATGAAAATCATGCAGGGCGCGACCGCGAAGGATCTCGGCACCCGGACCGACAAGCTGATCGCGGCGGTGAAAAAATCGAACCCGCATCTGAGCGGCGCGCAAATGAAGCAGTTCCTGCTGACCACCTATTGCCCGGTCGTCGCGACAGATCCGTCGATCTCGGACAAAAAGACGGCGCTCAAGCAGTTCATGGCGCAATCGCAGGTGCAGGCGATGGCAGCCCCCCCGGCAAAATCGGGCGGCTGA
- a CDS encoding GNAT family N-acetyltransferase codes for MQGAAILPHLASLATLRMEVFRAWPYLYEGDLRYEQEYLATYAASAGAAVVVAREDDTIVGASTCLPLTDESASMQGAFRAAGVDPARVCYFGESVLRPAFRGQGAGVAFFAAREAHARSLPGVTMAAFCAVIRSADDPRRPADAGTLEPFWHHRGFAPQPGLICTMAWREIGGTQEVENRLQVWLKSL; via the coding sequence TTGCAGGGTGCGGCGATCCTGCCGCACCTCGCCAGTCTGGCCACGTTGCGGATGGAGGTGTTTCGGGCATGGCCCTACCTCTATGAAGGCGATCTCCGCTACGAGCAGGAGTATCTCGCCACCTACGCGGCGAGTGCCGGTGCCGCCGTGGTCGTCGCGCGCGAGGACGACACCATCGTCGGCGCATCCACCTGTCTGCCGCTGACGGATGAATCGGCTTCGATGCAAGGCGCGTTCCGCGCTGCGGGGGTCGATCCCGCCCGCGTGTGCTATTTCGGGGAATCGGTCCTGCGTCCCGCCTTTCGCGGTCAGGGAGCGGGCGTCGCATTCTTCGCCGCGCGCGAAGCCCATGCCCGGAGCCTGCCGGGCGTCACGATGGCCGCCTTCTGCGCGGTGATCCGGTCCGCCGACGATCCTCGCCGCCCCGCCGATGCCGGCACGCTGGAGCCGTTCTGGCATCACCGCGGGTTCGCCCCGCAGCCGGGCCTGATCTGCACAATGGCCTGGCGCGAGATCGGTGGGACACAGGAGGTGGAAAACCGGCTGCAAGTCTGGCTGAAATCGCTATAA
- a CDS encoding carbon-nitrogen hydrolase family protein, producing MITVALSPFAIIRPHGFDDFMARIDEVMAQARAQGADLVVLPEYTSMALAGAYCDVPDVAAELEAVVSRADQLIAAYRTLARAHGLMLLAGTVPMRGADGRTRNRAPLIDGQGRIGFQDKSVMTRFESERWGIVPGQPPCVFETAWGRLGISICYDSEFPALTRAQVLAGAEIILIPACTDTQHGFNRVRLSARARALENQCFTAVAPTTGIAPWSATLDENRGHACAFGPVDRGFADDGVIGSGAPDDPALLLVPLDRARLATLRNDPAVRNRDDWPDHHPPARIVSLA from the coding sequence ATGATCACCGTCGCGCTATCGCCGTTCGCCATTATCCGGCCCCACGGCTTCGATGATTTCATGGCGCGGATCGATGAGGTGATGGCCCAGGCCCGGGCGCAGGGCGCCGACCTCGTCGTCCTGCCGGAATACACGAGCATGGCCCTCGCAGGAGCGTATTGCGATGTCCCGGACGTCGCAGCCGAGCTCGAAGCCGTGGTCAGCCGGGCCGACCAGCTGATCGCCGCATACCGCACGCTGGCCCGCGCCCATGGATTGATGCTTCTGGCGGGAACCGTGCCGATGCGCGGGGCCGATGGCCGGACCCGCAACCGTGCCCCGTTGATCGACGGCCAGGGCCGGATCGGATTTCAGGACAAGAGCGTCATGACCCGCTTCGAGTCCGAACGCTGGGGCATCGTCCCAGGGCAACCCCCCTGTGTGTTCGAGACCGCGTGGGGTCGTCTCGGCATCTCGATCTGTTACGATTCCGAGTTCCCCGCGCTCACCCGCGCGCAAGTGCTGGCCGGCGCCGAGATCATCCTGATTCCCGCCTGCACCGATACGCAACACGGGTTCAACCGGGTGCGGCTTTCGGCGCGGGCGCGGGCGCTGGAGAATCAGTGCTTCACCGCCGTCGCCCCCACCACCGGGATCGCGCCATGGTCGGCCACGCTCGATGAAAACCGGGGCCACGCCTGTGCGTTCGGCCCGGTCGATCGCGGATTCGCCGATGACGGGGTCATCGGCTCCGGCGCGCCGGATGACCCCGCTCTGCTGCTGGTGCCGCTCGATCGGGCACGCCTCGCCACCTTGCGCAACGACCCGGCGGTACGCAACCGCGACGACTGGCCGGACCATCACCCCCCGGCACGCATCGTGTCCCTGGCATGA
- the lpxB gene encoding lipid-A-disaccharide synthase: MTRIYLVAGEASGDVLGARLIEALRRQRDDLEFIGIGGARMAEQGLASLFPMQDLAVMGLAEILPRVMKLRQRLAQAVADVSARKPDILITIDSPGFTLRLLRAVAPLGIRRVHYVAPQVWAWRQGRVKHFPGLWDRLLCLLPFEPAFFQPFGLNPVFVGHPVLQSGADRGDALRFRTVFGLDGGARPLILMPGSRRTETARLMPVFRETVALLTARHPALVPVLAAAPAIASELGAMAAGWPIRPIIVTDPETRYDAFAAAAAALTKSGTSTLELALAGVPMAVTYRVNPLSALFARRLIKVPHVAMINLLARHALVPELLQQECNPELLARTIATLLDNPVAAAEQRAGFAAALATLQAPAGALPADAAARAIIETLSA, encoded by the coding sequence ATGACGCGGATCTACCTCGTCGCCGGCGAAGCCAGCGGCGATGTGCTGGGCGCACGCCTGATCGAAGCGCTGCGGCGTCAGCGCGACGATCTCGAGTTCATCGGCATCGGCGGCGCGCGCATGGCCGAACAGGGGCTGGCATCCCTGTTCCCGATGCAGGATCTGGCAGTGATGGGGCTTGCGGAAATCCTGCCGCGCGTAATGAAGCTGCGTCAGCGGCTGGCCCAGGCCGTCGCCGATGTATCGGCGCGCAAGCCGGATATTCTCATCACGATCGACAGTCCCGGCTTCACCCTGCGCCTGCTGCGCGCCGTGGCCCCGCTCGGCATCAGGCGCGTGCATTATGTCGCCCCGCAGGTCTGGGCGTGGCGGCAAGGGCGGGTGAAGCATTTCCCCGGCCTGTGGGATCGGCTGCTCTGCCTGCTCCCGTTCGAGCCGGCGTTTTTCCAACCGTTCGGCCTTAACCCGGTCTTCGTCGGTCATCCGGTCCTGCAATCCGGGGCCGATCGCGGGGATGCCCTCCGGTTTCGCACCGTCTTCGGCCTCGATGGCGGCGCACGGCCCCTGATCCTGATGCCCGGCAGCCGTCGTACCGAAACCGCCCGGCTGATGCCGGTCTTCCGCGAAACCGTCGCCCTGCTCACCGCACGCCACCCCGCTCTGGTGCCGGTTCTGGCCGCCGCTCCGGCGATCGCCTCCGAACTGGGCGCGATGGCCGCAGGCTGGCCGATCCGCCCGATCATCGTGACCGATCCCGAAACCCGTTACGACGCCTTCGCCGCCGCCGCCGCCGCGCTGACCAAATCCGGCACCTCGACCCTCGAACTCGCGCTGGCAGGCGTCCCCATGGCGGTGACCTACCGGGTCAATCCGCTGAGCGCGCTATTCGCGAGGCGGCTGATCAAGGTCCCGCATGTCGCCATGATCAACCTGCTGGCGCGCCACGCCCTCGTTCCAGAATTGCTCCAGCAGGAGTGCAATCCCGAACTCCTGGCCCGAACGATCGCCACCCTGCTCGACAATCCTGTCGCAGCGGCGGAACAGCGCGCCGGATTCGCCGCCGCCCTCGCAACCCTTCAAGCCCCCGCCGGCGCGCTGCCCGCCGATGCGGCAGCGCGCGCAATCATCGAGACGCTGTCAGCCTGA
- a CDS encoding tetratricopeptide repeat-containing protein, with amino-acid sequence MVWSLVRRVGLIGAVVFGLGLSAAHAAGPTPQQIQTLIAGGHAQTALSDLRPIVRAHPDSGVAWYLTAEARDALGQRAEARAALAKAEALAPGLPFAQPDKVAALKAHLAGSGTRVAPSGFHFSPWILVIGALIVLFIIMRMRRRTAMRGMGNPYGPGGPPMGQGMQPPYGPAGGAPFGTAAGSGIGGALASGLALGVGVAAGERVIDGLMGGERGQRGIDSAPGVDSAAPVDPAADRDDGLLGAPGWDDNDMSGGSDSQGDFDPDNNW; translated from the coding sequence ATGGTTTGGTCATTGGTTCGCCGGGTCGGCCTGATCGGGGCGGTGGTGTTCGGCCTCGGCCTGTCAGCGGCGCATGCTGCCGGACCGACGCCGCAGCAGATCCAGACGTTGATCGCGGGCGGTCATGCGCAGACCGCCCTGTCCGACCTTCGACCGATCGTGCGCGCTCATCCGGATAGCGGGGTGGCCTGGTACCTCACCGCCGAAGCGCGGGATGCGCTGGGGCAACGTGCCGAAGCCCGGGCGGCGCTCGCCAAGGCGGAAGCGCTGGCCCCCGGGCTGCCTTTCGCCCAGCCTGACAAGGTGGCGGCGCTCAAGGCGCATCTTGCCGGTTCCGGGACGCGGGTTGCGCCCTCGGGGTTTCATTTCAGCCCGTGGATACTGGTGATCGGTGCGCTCATCGTTCTGTTCATCATCATGCGGATGCGTCGTCGTACGGCCATGCGCGGCATGGGTAACCCTTATGGACCCGGTGGACCGCCGATGGGCCAGGGTATGCAGCCGCCTTACGGCCCGGCGGGCGGGGCGCCGTTTGGCACCGCGGCAGGGTCGGGGATCGGCGGTGCGTTGGCCTCGGGCCTTGCGCTCGGCGTCGGCGTTGCGGCGGGTGAGCGGGTCATCGATGGTCTCATGGGCGGTGAGCGGGGTCAGCGCGGGATCGATAGCGCGCCTGGGGTCGATAGCGCGGCTCCGGTCGATCCCGCCGCCGATCGGGACGACGGACTGCTCGGGGCTCCCGGCTGGGACGACAACGATATGTCCGGCGGCAGCGATTCGCAGGGTGATTTCGATCCCGACAACAACTGGTAG